A region from the Microcoleus sp. FACHB-672 genome encodes:
- a CDS encoding exopolysaccharide biosynthesis protein: MPLKFSQDIESLLKRLSEKSITLADIIIETKERGFSLVIGLLALPFLFPMPPGLTAVLGIGSLLLAAQMALGRRTPWLPKKVAQFQFPHAFVLLLLKNLKKITRILEKLTKRRLPRIADNPRVWQINGICIAWLTLLLMLPIPFTNPIPTIGILLFVVATLESDGLLICISYILTLLITFLFAFIIYTLWHTPGFLQNLF, from the coding sequence ATGCCGTTGAAATTTTCTCAGGATATCGAGTCCCTTCTCAAACGGTTATCCGAAAAATCTATCACCCTTGCAGATATTATCATAGAAACAAAGGAACGGGGATTTAGCCTAGTTATCGGCTTACTTGCTTTACCTTTTTTGTTTCCCATGCCGCCGGGATTAACCGCTGTTTTAGGAATAGGCAGCTTACTTTTGGCCGCACAGATGGCCCTAGGCCGGCGCACCCCTTGGCTGCCCAAAAAAGTTGCTCAGTTTCAATTTCCCCACGCATTTGTCCTGCTGCTATTAAAAAATCTCAAGAAAATCACCCGCATTTTGGAAAAATTGACCAAGCGCCGGTTGCCGCGAATCGCAGACAATCCCCGCGTTTGGCAAATTAATGGAATTTGCATTGCTTGGCTAACGCTGTTACTTATGTTGCCAATTCCTTTTACAAACCCGATCCCCACGATTGGAATTTTGCTGTTTGTTGTTGCGACTTTAGAATCGGATGGTTTATTAATTTGTATTAGCTATATCTTGACTCTTTTAATTACTTTCTTGTTTGCGTTCATTATTTATACTCTCTGGCATACGCCCGGTTTCTTGCAAAATCTATTTTAA
- a CDS encoding glycosyltransferase family 39 protein, giving the protein MNYLERVREINRKMGQSRALQQTCLIFLITSLVIFGVYFRFFNIDKKIYWIDETYTSLRISGHTEAEAIQKLYNGEVISVASLQKYQQPNPEKGLADTLNSLAIESPQHPPLYYIMARYWVQQLGHSLATPRTLSALISLLVFPALYWLCLELFESPLVAWIAIALMAVSPFHVLYAQEAREYSLWTVTTLVSSAALLRAIRRQTKLHWGIYAATLALNLYTFLFAWFVTIAQGIYFLKTEHFSWNKTVKVYLIALSAGILAFSPWLWVTVANLNRLQTSAAWTNQKVAWGFLLQRLLVHTSNIFFDLNTGYKSLNPPSIAILLIIAYSIYFLCRHTPQKVWLFILILMGVPALALILPDLILGGLRSTTARYLIPYYLGIQLAVAYLLASQLPTSRHPRQQKFWHLILIALALSGILSCTLSSQSQFWWNKSPSKNQYLPQIAKIVNLTPNPLLISDNSPILGDCFTCRMLSLSYLLDPKVKLQLVLEPQIPKIPAGFSDTFVFSPSQTLIKGIETQQKRQTKLILNNQNFWLWKLKK; this is encoded by the coding sequence ATGAATTATCTTGAGCGGGTGCGAGAAATTAATAGAAAAATGGGGCAAAGTCGAGCTTTGCAGCAAACCTGTTTAATATTTTTAATTACAAGTTTGGTAATTTTTGGAGTTTATTTCAGATTTTTCAATATTGATAAAAAAATTTATTGGATTGATGAAACTTACACATCCTTGCGAATTTCCGGACACACCGAAGCTGAAGCAATCCAAAAACTCTACAACGGCGAAGTAATTAGCGTTGCAAGCCTACAGAAATATCAACAACCCAATCCAGAAAAAGGCTTAGCCGACACTCTAAATTCTTTAGCCATAGAATCTCCCCAACACCCACCCCTTTATTATATAATGGCGCGATATTGGGTGCAGCAATTGGGTCATTCTTTAGCAACACCGAGAACTTTATCGGCCTTAATTAGCTTGTTAGTATTTCCTGCTCTTTATTGGCTGTGCCTAGAATTATTTGAGTCGCCCCTAGTTGCCTGGATTGCCATTGCACTCATGGCTGTCTCTCCTTTTCACGTTCTCTACGCACAAGAAGCACGAGAGTACAGTTTATGGACGGTTACCACTTTAGTATCAAGTGCCGCACTATTGCGAGCCATACGGCGTCAAACTAAACTACATTGGGGTATTTATGCTGCCACTCTAGCACTTAATCTTTATACCTTTCTCTTTGCTTGGTTTGTAACAATTGCCCAAGGCATTTATTTCTTAAAAACTGAACATTTTAGCTGGAATAAAACCGTTAAAGTTTATCTCATCGCTTTATCTGCCGGCATTCTTGCTTTTTCTCCTTGGCTATGGGTAACAGTTGCTAATTTAAACCGGCTTCAGACTAGCGCTGCTTGGACAAATCAAAAAGTTGCTTGGGGATTTTTATTACAACGGTTGCTAGTTCACACAAGCAATATTTTTTTCGATCTAAATACCGGCTATAAATCCTTAAACCCTCCCAGTATCGCTATATTATTGATAATTGCCTATTCAATTTATTTTTTATGCCGGCATACCCCCCAAAAAGTCTGGTTATTTATTCTAATATTAATGGGAGTGCCGGCACTCGCTTTAATCCTACCCGATTTAATTTTAGGAGGACTGCGATCTACCACCGCTCGATATCTAATCCCTTATTATTTAGGTATTCAACTCGCCGTTGCTTACCTTCTTGCAAGTCAACTCCCCACCTCTAGACACCCCCGGCAACAAAAATTTTGGCACTTGATTCTAATTGCCCTAGCATTAAGCGGAATTCTCTCCTGCACTCTCAGTTCTCAATCTCAATTCTGGTGGAACAAAAGCCCCTCCAAAAACCAATATCTACCTCAAATTGCCAAAATAGTTAATCTAACGCCTAACCCACTTCTGATTAGCGATAATTCCCCTATTCTGGGCGATTGTTTTACCTGCCGGATGCTATCTCTTAGCTACCTTCTCGATCCAAAAGTCAAACTTCAATTAGTCCTTGAACCTCAAATTCCTAAAATCCCCGCCGGCTTCAGCGATACATTTGTATTCAGTCCTTCCCAAACCTTAATCAAAGGAATCGAAACCCAGCAAAAGCGCCAAACAAAATTAATATTAAACAACCAAAATTTCTGGCTGTGGAAACTCAAAAAATAA
- a CDS encoding tetratricopeptide repeat protein gives MSAIHNEKLELESNSNRDLYREGNAFLDRGRYEEAIASYDEALEQEPADYWVWYNRGIALDELNRHEEAAASFGKALELRPDDYWATYQRGEAYRHARCYEDAFASYNRAVELRPKDYWAWYKRGCVALYDLHRHEDALASFEKAIENRWWDYWAYYRRSETLHQLERYEDALASYSEALEMRPNDAAGWYNRAQLLDDLGRHEDALVSYDCALDINPELTEAWYLRGLGLGSLGSYAKAIASFEKVLELQPNHPEALLNRAITLDELEHFEESLVGFDQLLTIQPDNPEAWFNRGIALGHLSRHEEAIASYEHALKWQPNYPEAWNNRGMAFDELGRYEEAIASYDQALARRPDYARALNNRGIALAKLDRAGDAIASYDQALKCPPDYPEAWTWNNRAQALRQLGRIEDALASYDQSMEIEPEEPDTWYGQACCYALQGNVQQAIEKLEQAILIDPDQYRHLAGNTSDFDSIRSSEQFQALIEGKSHH, from the coding sequence GTGAGCGCAATCCACAATGAAAAATTAGAGCTTGAATCAAATAGCAATAGGGATTTATACCGGGAAGGTAATGCTTTTCTGGATAGAGGCCGCTACGAAGAAGCGATTGCCAGTTATGACGAAGCTTTAGAACAGGAACCGGCAGACTATTGGGTGTGGTATAACCGGGGCATCGCTTTGGATGAATTAAACCGGCACGAAGAAGCAGCCGCCAGCTTTGGGAAAGCCTTGGAATTGCGCCCGGACGACTACTGGGCAACTTACCAGCGCGGCGAGGCTTATCGGCACGCGCGTTGCTACGAAGACGCCTTCGCCAGCTACAATCGAGCGGTGGAACTGCGCCCCAAAGACTACTGGGCGTGGTATAAACGGGGATGTGTGGCGCTGTATGACTTACACCGGCATGAAGACGCCCTCGCCAGCTTTGAGAAAGCCATTGAAAACCGTTGGTGGGACTACTGGGCGTACTACCGGCGCAGCGAAACCCTACACCAGTTGGAACGCTATGAAGACGCTTTGGCAAGCTACAGCGAAGCGCTGGAAATGAGACCCAATGACGCTGCCGGCTGGTACAATCGCGCTCAATTACTCGACGATTTAGGCCGGCATGAAGACGCCCTCGTCAGCTATGACTGCGCCCTCGATATTAACCCCGAACTTACCGAAGCTTGGTATCTGCGAGGCTTAGGGCTGGGAAGTTTAGGAAGTTACGCAAAAGCCATTGCCAGCTTCGAGAAAGTGCTGGAACTACAACCTAACCACCCAGAAGCTTTGCTCAACCGCGCCATTACGCTTGATGAGTTAGAACACTTTGAAGAGTCCCTTGTCGGCTTCGATCAACTTCTCACGATTCAACCCGACAACCCAGAAGCTTGGTTTAATCGGGGCATTGCCTTGGGCCACTTAAGCCGGCATGAAGAGGCCATTGCCAGTTACGAACACGCTTTAAAATGGCAACCTAACTATCCAGAAGCCTGGAATAACCGGGGCATGGCTTTCGATGAGTTAGGCCGTTACGAAGAAGCCATTGCCAGCTACGATCAAGCCTTAGCACGCCGGCCTGATTACGCCAGAGCACTGAATAACCGAGGCATTGCCCTCGCTAAATTAGACCGTGCCGGCGACGCCATTGCCAGCTACGATCAGGCTTTAAAATGCCCCCCAGACTATCCCGAAGCCTGGACTTGGAACAACCGCGCCCAGGCATTACGGCAGTTAGGTCGCATTGAAGACGCCCTTGCCAGTTACGATCAATCAATGGAGATTGAACCGGAAGAACCGGATACTTGGTACGGTCAAGCTTGCTGCTATGCCTTGCAAGGAAATGTGCAACAGGCAATTGAGAAATTAGAACAAGCAATTCTGATCGATCCCGATCAATACCGGCATCTTGCCGGCAATACTTCAGATTTTGACAGCATTCGGTCTTCAGAACAATTTCAAGCTTTGATTGAAGGAAAAAGTCACCATTGA
- a CDS encoding M48 family metalloprotease, which produces MNRVLFRMGLGLLVAFFGLISYFTSTVENPITGEKQRVKLSPREEVALGLQGRGRIAQQFGGLYPDEQLQAYIDQVGQQVVQNSVASGSGYPFEFHLLADPKTVNAFALPGGQIFVTVALLRKMNSEAQLAGVLAHEVGHVIGRHGAEHLAKQQLGGSLVTAVGVATTDEQGGGRQGAVLAQAVNQMVSLRYGREDELESDRLGVRFMSEAGYDPRGLIEVMKIFEAARSGGASPEFLSSHPNPGNRVERLQGVIGQQYPNGVPANLQNGREEFARIVQSRLQGR; this is translated from the coding sequence GTGAACCGAGTGTTGTTCCGTATGGGGTTGGGGCTTTTAGTCGCGTTTTTTGGGCTGATTAGTTATTTCACGAGTACGGTAGAAAATCCGATCACTGGGGAAAAGCAGCGGGTAAAACTCTCACCCAGGGAAGAGGTGGCGCTTGGGCTTCAGGGACGAGGGAGAATCGCCCAACAGTTTGGTGGTCTTTACCCAGATGAACAGCTGCAAGCTTATATCGATCAGGTGGGACAGCAGGTTGTGCAAAACTCGGTAGCGTCTGGTTCAGGCTATCCGTTTGAATTTCATTTACTGGCTGATCCGAAAACTGTGAATGCCTTTGCGCTGCCTGGGGGGCAGATTTTTGTTACGGTTGCGTTGCTAAGAAAGATGAATTCGGAAGCTCAACTGGCGGGTGTGCTGGCCCACGAAGTCGGTCACGTCATAGGTCGGCATGGGGCTGAACACTTGGCAAAACAGCAGCTTGGCGGGTCACTGGTAACGGCTGTAGGTGTGGCAACGACGGATGAACAGGGGGGCGGAAGGCAGGGGGCTGTGCTCGCGCAGGCTGTTAACCAAATGGTGAGTTTGCGTTATGGACGCGAGGATGAGTTGGAGAGTGATCGGCTAGGTGTGCGGTTTATGAGTGAAGCCGGTTACGATCCGAGGGGGTTGATCGAGGTGATGAAGATATTCGAGGCAGCAAGGAGTGGGGGAGCATCGCCAGAGTTTTTGAGTTCTCACCCAAACCCAGGCAACCGGGTTGAACGCTTACAGGGTGTGATTGGCCAGCAATACCCGAATGGTGTTCCTGCAAATCTTCAGAACGGACGTGAAGAATTTGCTCGTATTGTGCAGTCGCGTTTGCAGGGGCGCTAG
- a CDS encoding lysylphosphatidylglycerol synthase transmembrane domain-containing protein, with protein MKRIISLAVSLIILAVIYSKIDFLNLIKVFQNCHVIWIAISLGMVVPLTMLTSWRLQQLMPTGSRLGFGEANGLILAASTLNMVLPSKMGDIAKAYFMRDKGHLSGSLSLSLVVFEKACDMLSLLLWCVFGLMFYRHKDILFWLMTAGVATGLLAGILLLSSRRLAQLFFTILSGFAPKKLKVKLDKMRFSWSEMHDYFWSDKRQLAIITGTSIFIWFCHLLQIWFFILALNAWTPFLANLALSPLAILAGLLPLTFAGVGTRDAALILFYQPYFNAPTAAALGLLCTSRYVIPALAGLPFLGQYLTAVRGKV; from the coding sequence ATGAAACGAATTATTTCTTTGGCTGTCAGCCTGATTATTTTGGCGGTTATTTATTCTAAAATTGATTTTCTTAACCTAATTAAAGTTTTTCAAAATTGTCATGTTATTTGGATAGCAATTAGTCTGGGTATGGTGGTGCCCCTGACGATGTTGACTTCATGGCGTTTGCAACAATTGATGCCCACCGGCAGCAGATTGGGTTTTGGTGAGGCGAATGGTTTAATTCTAGCTGCAAGCACGTTGAATATGGTGCTGCCCTCGAAAATGGGTGATATAGCGAAGGCTTATTTTATGCGGGATAAGGGACATTTGAGTGGTTCCCTTTCACTGTCGTTGGTGGTGTTTGAGAAGGCTTGCGATATGTTGTCGCTGCTGCTTTGGTGTGTGTTTGGGTTAATGTTTTACCGGCACAAAGATATTTTGTTTTGGCTGATGACGGCTGGAGTTGCTACCGGCTTGCTTGCAGGCATACTACTGCTAAGTTCTCGCCGGCTTGCCCAGTTATTTTTTACGATTTTGAGCGGGTTTGCTCCTAAAAAGCTTAAGGTTAAACTTGACAAAATGCGCTTTTCTTGGTCAGAAATGCACGATTATTTTTGGAGCGATAAGCGTCAACTGGCTATAATCACCGGCACTTCTATTTTTATCTGGTTTTGCCATCTATTACAAATTTGGTTTTTTATCCTTGCCCTCAATGCCTGGACGCCTTTTCTGGCAAATCTTGCCCTTTCTCCTCTGGCGATTTTGGCTGGTTTATTGCCTTTGACGTTTGCCGGTGTTGGCACTCGTGACGCGGCGCTGATTTTGTTTTACCAGCCTTATTTTAATGCGCCAACTGCTGCGGCGCTGGGATTACTTTGCACGTCGCGTTATGTCATTCCTGCCCTTGCCGGCTTGCCTTTTTTAGGGCAATATTTAACAGCGGTGCGCGGTAAAGTTTAA
- a CDS encoding nuclear transport factor 2 family protein, with amino-acid sequence MLVPAVYGAIVATIHLITLDSMNEQGKGEQVMYLSGYSKAMLAGLALSLCLVCPVSAKEAIPNFTAQATQQTQKITETQVRNIMEQMKLATKNRNAETITKFMSPKIAIEVTLQAASGSQTLRLNREEYRRYLEQGFQRMQNYNGSYSNLKVQVSPDGKTATATFNANEEVTFQGQKIRSNSAETIRFELIQGKILATSLKAVSRIE; translated from the coding sequence ATGTTAGTGCCGGCTGTGTATGGCGCTATTGTCGCTACAATTCATTTGATAACATTAGATTCCATGAATGAGCAAGGCAAAGGAGAACAGGTTATGTATTTGAGCGGTTATAGCAAAGCAATGTTGGCCGGTTTGGCACTGAGTTTATGTCTCGTTTGCCCAGTATCAGCGAAGGAAGCGATCCCGAATTTCACAGCCCAAGCAACTCAACAAACGCAGAAAATTACAGAAACTCAAGTTCGCAATATTATGGAGCAAATGAAGCTTGCTACAAAAAATAGAAATGCTGAGACGATTACTAAATTTATGTCTCCTAAGATTGCCATTGAAGTAACTCTGCAAGCCGCGTCTGGTTCTCAAACCCTTCGTTTGAACCGTGAAGAATATCGCCGATATCTGGAACAGGGATTTCAGAGGATGCAGAACTACAACGGTTCCTATTCAAATTTAAAAGTTCAAGTTAGTCCGGATGGAAAAACTGCAACCGCAACTTTTAATGCGAATGAGGAAGTCACGTTTCAAGGTCAAAAAATTCGTAGCAATTCGGCTGAAACTATTAGGTTTGAGTTAATTCAAGGTAAAATTTTGGCAACTTCGCTTAAAGCTGTTTCAAGGATTGAATGA
- a CDS encoding HNH endonuclease, producing the protein MSSKQKKSKKRQLIEKFGSCCCWCHKFFPEAEVTLDHLHPRSKGGSNSLENLQLACFRCNNSRGNSPCPPGWKPVTC; encoded by the coding sequence ATGAGTTCCAAGCAAAAGAAAAGCAAAAAGCGGCAACTCATAGAAAAATTTGGTTCCTGCTGTTGCTGGTGCCATAAATTTTTCCCAGAAGCTGAGGTAACACTTGATCACCTGCACCCCAGGAGCAAGGGCGGATCTAACTCTCTTGAAAACTTACAGCTTGCTTGTTTCCGGTGCAACAACTCACGGGGAAACAGTCCTTGCCCTCCCGGCTGGAAACCAGTAACCTGTTGA
- a CDS encoding glycosyltransferase family 2 protein, translated as MAEGKILGEEGNPTAQNLGAICPAFSLVLPVYNEELGITTTLDHLQETLQGVGSKYELVVVNDGSTDRSGEILRARSDIRLVEHPRNRGYGAALKTGIQHAQYPLIVITDADGTYPNERIPELVALAMHADMVVGARIGANVQYSNIRKIPKWFLVHFAQWVVRRRIPDLNSGLRVFHKSVVERFLNILPDTFSFTTTITLAMLTNHYLVHYEPIDYRFRVGKSKIKPIRDTLGFIQLILRTGVYFAPLRVFLPVAGIFFAGFLFTLFQDIFVREDLTERTLILFVAATQIAMFSLLADMIDKRNMRL; from the coding sequence ATGGCCGAAGGCAAGATATTGGGTGAAGAAGGAAACCCAACCGCTCAAAATTTAGGAGCGATTTGTCCGGCTTTTTCGCTCGTGCTGCCGGTTTATAACGAAGAATTAGGCATTACGACAACGCTGGATCACCTTCAGGAAACGCTTCAGGGTGTCGGTAGCAAATATGAACTCGTTGTCGTAAACGATGGTTCTACAGACAGAAGCGGCGAAATTTTACGCGCTCGTTCAGATATCCGGCTTGTCGAACACCCGCGAAATCGGGGATATGGTGCCGCACTGAAAACGGGAATTCAACACGCTCAGTACCCCTTAATCGTTATTACAGATGCGGATGGCACTTATCCGAATGAGCGAATTCCCGAATTGGTTGCACTGGCAATGCACGCAGATATGGTTGTCGGCGCGAGAATCGGGGCAAACGTTCAGTATTCCAACATCCGGAAAATTCCTAAGTGGTTCCTTGTTCATTTTGCCCAATGGGTGGTAAGACGTCGGATTCCCGATTTGAATAGTGGGTTGCGAGTTTTTCACAAAAGCGTTGTAGAGCGATTTCTGAATATTTTGCCCGACACATTCAGTTTTACAACCACGATCACCCTGGCAATGTTGACAAACCATTATTTGGTTCATTATGAGCCAATTGATTATCGGTTTCGGGTAGGTAAAAGTAAGATTAAACCTATCCGCGATACGTTAGGGTTTATTCAGCTAATTCTCAGAACCGGCGTCTATTTTGCACCGCTGAGAGTGTTTTTGCCCGTAGCAGGTATATTTTTTGCCGGCTTTCTATTCACACTTTTTCAAGATATCTTTGTTCGGGAAGATTTAACCGAGAGAACCCTCATTCTCTTTGTCGCTGCTACGCAGATCGCGATGTTTTCGCTTCTAGCAGACATGATCGATAAACGTAATATGCGGTTGTGA
- the rnc gene encoding ribonuclease III, whose protein sequence is MPKLPQFKDESLLRLALTHRSYVNEHPDESENNERLEFLGDAVLGYLVGELLYRYYDNMTEAQLTRLRSALVDEKQLAKFASQLGIGELMRLGKGADKDGGRQNPSLLSDTFEAIIGAYFLDSTITPVRAFVKKLFIPVADSIVCPPCDADPKNLVDSKNRFQQWALAKFGQNPEYVIIDEDGPAHAKEFTAEVYVKGKMYGLGKGRRKQDAEKRAAEVALRKVGLV, encoded by the coding sequence ATGCCAAAACTTCCACAATTTAAAGATGAATCTCTTTTGCGCCTAGCACTGACTCATCGTTCTTATGTTAATGAACACCCTGATGAAAGTGAAAACAACGAACGCCTAGAATTCTTAGGTGATGCTGTGCTGGGTTATTTGGTTGGAGAACTGCTCTATAGGTATTATGATAATATGACCGAAGCACAACTCACCCGTTTACGATCTGCTTTGGTAGACGAAAAGCAGTTAGCGAAATTTGCAAGTCAGCTTGGCATTGGTGAGTTAATGCGGCTCGGTAAAGGCGCAGATAAAGATGGAGGCCGGCAAAACCCCTCTTTGCTTAGCGATACCTTTGAAGCGATTATCGGTGCGTACTTTCTCGATTCTACTATTACTCCGGTTCGTGCTTTTGTAAAGAAGCTATTTATTCCGGTAGCAGATAGCATTGTTTGTCCCCCGTGTGATGCTGATCCTAAGAATCTCGTAGACTCGAAAAATCGGTTTCAGCAATGGGCGCTAGCAAAATTCGGACAAAATCCTGAATATGTAATTATAGATGAAGATGGGCCGGCACACGCAAAAGAATTCACGGCTGAAGTGTATGTTAAGGGCAAAATGTACGGACTAGGCAAGGGCCGGCGCAAGCAAGATGCTGAAAAACGTGCTGCTGAAGTTGCATTAAGAAAGGTTGGTTTGGTGTAA
- a CDS encoding Uma2 family endonuclease, protein MPAQTEKRYYTPEEYLALEEAAEYKNEYRDGEIVPMTGGTTNHNQIVVNLSAHLHFAFRRQNYRVFMNDVRLWMTHYKLYTYPDIMVIEGEPAYHESRTDTVMNPLVIVEVLSKSTKTYDRGEKFDFYRSIPEFKEYILIDQYRFHVEQFSKTSEGKWLLSYYESADAVLTLSSIDFTIALSEMYERVDFELREE, encoded by the coding sequence ATGCCGGCGCAAACGGAAAAACGCTATTACACGCCTGAAGAGTATTTGGCGCTGGAGGAAGCGGCTGAATATAAAAATGAGTATAGAGATGGAGAAATCGTACCCATGACAGGTGGCACTACTAATCATAACCAAATTGTAGTTAATCTTAGCGCTCATTTACATTTTGCTTTTCGTCGGCAAAATTATCGCGTCTTTATGAACGATGTGCGTTTGTGGATGACGCATTATAAATTGTACACTTATCCAGATATTATGGTGATTGAAGGGGAGCCGGCATACCATGAAAGTCGCACGGATACTGTAATGAATCCGCTGGTAATTGTTGAGGTTTTATCTAAGTCAACAAAAACTTACGATAGAGGTGAGAAATTTGATTTTTATCGCTCGATTCCTGAATTTAAGGAATATATTCTGATTGATCAATATAGGTTTCATGTTGAACAATTTTCTAAAACTTCTGAGGGCAAATGGCTGTTGAGTTACTATGAATCGGCGGATGCTGTTTTAACTTTGTCTTCGATAGATTTTACAATTGCTTTAAGTGAGATGTATGAGCGGGTTGATTTTGAGTTGAGGGAGGAGTAA
- a CDS encoding glycosyltransferase family 2 protein yields MTKLIIQIPCYNEENTLGVTLAALPRQLPGIDVIEWLVVDDGSQDRTLEVAKECGVEHIIRLSCNQGLAKAFMAGLEASLKAGADIIVNTDADNQYCAEDIPQLIRPILLGQAEIVVGARPITEIKHFSPAKKFLQKLGSWVVRLASNTNIPDAPSGFRAFSREAAMQLNVFNEYTYTLETIIQAGQKGMAITSVPVRTNGVLRSSRLVKSIPSYVVRSLFTILRIFMVYKPLRFFLFLGSVPFSMGVTLGIRWLIYFFAGTERTRIPSLILASILILMGFQLWILGLVADLLAANRKLMEEIQLRLRRRDFRG; encoded by the coding sequence ATGACGAAACTGATTATCCAAATTCCTTGCTACAACGAGGAAAACACCCTAGGCGTCACGCTAGCAGCCTTACCGCGCCAACTGCCTGGGATCGATGTGATTGAGTGGCTGGTGGTTGATGATGGCAGCCAAGATCGCACGCTTGAAGTGGCGAAGGAGTGTGGCGTTGAACATATTATTCGTCTTTCCTGCAACCAGGGTTTAGCAAAAGCGTTTATGGCAGGGCTAGAAGCTTCGCTGAAAGCCGGTGCTGATATCATTGTCAACACGGATGCAGATAATCAGTATTGTGCGGAGGATATTCCCCAGCTGATCCGGCCTATTCTGTTAGGGCAAGCTGAAATTGTGGTGGGAGCACGCCCCATTACAGAAATCAAACACTTTTCGCCGGCTAAAAAATTCTTGCAGAAGTTGGGCAGTTGGGTGGTGCGCCTTGCTAGCAATACCAATATCCCCGATGCGCCTAGCGGCTTTCGCGCCTTTAGCCGGGAGGCGGCGATGCAGTTAAATGTCTTTAATGAATATACCTATACCTTAGAAACCATTATTCAAGCCGGCCAAAAAGGGATGGCTATCACCTCTGTGCCGGTTCGCACCAATGGCGTGTTACGATCCTCCCGCTTGGTCAAGAGCATTCCTTCCTATGTGGTGCGTTCCCTGTTTACTATCTTGCGGATTTTCATGGTCTACAAACCGCTCCGCTTTTTCTTATTCTTAGGGAGCGTACCGTTTAGTATGGGTGTAACTCTTGGCATTCGCTGGCTGATTTATTTTTTTGCCGGCACTGAACGTACCCGAATTCCCAGTTTAATTCTGGCTAGCATTTTAATTTTGATGGGCTTTCAGTTATGGATTTTAGGGTTAGTTGCTGATTTACTGGCAGCTAACCGTAAACTGATGGAAGAAATTCAACTGCGACTACGGCGGAGGGATTTTAGGGGATAG